One segment of Kwoniella newhampshirensis strain CBS 13917 chromosome 10 map unlocalized Ctg14, whole genome shotgun sequence DNA contains the following:
- a CDS encoding ATP-dependent RNA helicase DBP2-A — MLTRLTPLSPSQSYGGGYGGGGGGGGYGGGGGGGYGGGGGGGYGGGGGDRMSQLGNGLGNIDWSHQTLSKFEKNFYVEDPRVTARSEKEIAQFRADKQMKIQGQNIPRPITTFEEAGFPDYIMTEIRAMGFTAPSAIQCQAWPMALSGRDVVAVAETGSGKTISFALPAMVHINAQPLLAPGDGPIVLILAPTRELAVQIQAECTKFGKSSRIRNTAIYGGAPKGPQIRDLQRGVEVCVATPGRLIDMLESGKTNLKRVTYLVMDEADRMLDMGFEPQIRKIVSQIRPDRQTLLFSATWPKEVQRLAADFQHDFMQVNIGSMDLTANHNVAQHVEICTDYDKRGKLLKHLETISAENAKVLIFVGTKRVADDLTKFLRMDGWPALAIHGDKQQAERDWVLAEFKAGRSPIMLATDVASRGLDIRYVINYDFPNNCEDYIHRIGRTGRAGAKGVSYTYFTADNSKSARELVQILRESKSDVPPELEQMAMYGGGGGGRGRGGGGGRGRGGGGYGGGGYGGGGSGANSYGGGGGGGGYSSRW, encoded by the exons ATGCTGACGCGATTAACTCCTTTGTCCCCTTCACAGTCTTACGGTGGTGGATAcggcggcggtggtggtggtggtggatacggtggtggtggtggtggtggttatggaggcggcggtggtggaggctATG gcggcggcggtggtgacCGAATGTCTCAGCTCGGAAACGGTCTTGGAAACATTGACTGGAGTCACCAGACTCTCTCCAAGTTCGAaaagaa CTTCTACGTCGAGGACCCGCGAGTGACCGCCCGATCTGAGAAGGAAATCGCTCAGTTCCGAGCCGACAAGCAGATGAAA ATCCAAGGCCAGAACATCCCTCGACCTATCACTACCTTCGAGGAGGCCGGTTTCCCTGACTACATCATGACTGAGATCCGCGCTATGGGTTTCACCGCTCCTTCTGCTATTCAATGCCAAGCTTGGCCCATGGCCCTCTCTGGTCGTGACGTTGTCGCTGTCGCTGAGACTGGTTCCGGAAAGACCATTTCCTTCGCTCTTCCCGCCATGGTTCACATTAACGCTCAACCCCTCCTTGCTCCCGGTGACGgtcccatcgtcctcatccttgcCCCTACTCGAGAGCTCGCCGTTCAAATCCAGGCCGAGTGCACCAAATTCGGTAAATCCTCCCGAATCAGAAATACTGCTATCTACGGTGGTGCCCCCAAGGGTCCCCAAATCCGAGACCTTCAAAGAGGTGTCGAGGTCTGTGTTGCCACTCCCGGTCGGTTGATTGATATGCTCGAGAGCGGCAAGACCAACCTCAAGCGAGTGACCTACCTCGTCATGGACGAGGCCGACCGAATGTTGGATATGGGTTTCGAGCCCCAAATCAGAAAGATCGTCAGCCAAATCCGACCCGACCGACAAACCCTTCTGTTCTCCGCCACTTGGCCCAAGGAGGTCCAGCGTCTCGCTGCCGACTTCCAACATGACTTCATGCAAGTCAACATCGGTTCAATGGACCTCACTGCCAACCACAACGTCGCTCAACATGTTGAGATCTGTACCGACTACGACAAGCGAGGCAAACTTTTGAAGCACCTCGAGACGATCTCTGCTGAGAACGCGAAGGTTCTCATCTTTGTCGGCACCAAGAGGGTTGCCGATGACTTGACCAAATTCTTGAGGATGGACGGCTGGCCCGCCCTTGCTATTCACGGtgacaa ACAACAAGCAGAACGAGACTGGGTTCTCGCCGAGTTCAAGGCTGGCCGAAGCCCTATCATGCTTGCTACTGATGTCGCTTCTCGTGGTCTCG ACATTCGATACGTCATCAACTA TGACTTCCCTAACAACTGCGAGGATTACATCCACCGAATCGGTCGTACTGGTCGTGCTGGTGCCAAGGGTGTTTCTTACACCTACTTCACCGCCGACAACTCCAAATCTGCTCGTGAATTGGTGCAGATTTTGAGAGAAAGCAAGAGCGATGT TCCCCCTGAGCTCGAACAGATGGCCATGTAcggaggtggtggcggtggtcgaggtcgtggtggcggtggtggcCGAGGCcgaggtggcggtggttacggtggtggtggttaCGGTGGCGGTGGATCCG GTGCTAACTCCTACGGCGGTGGaggcggcggtggtggttACTCTTCTAGGTGGTAA
- a CDS encoding thioredoxin reductase codes for MSPIPNGDSVKVIEPKSKGEKSKKQHSQVVIIGSGPAGHTAAIYLARANLEPVLYEGMLANGFAPGGQLTTTTEVENFPGFPDGVTGTEMMDKFRAQSERFGTKIITETIARVDLTQRPFKYWTEGEEEEADFMTADTIIIATGASAKRLFLPGEETYWQSGISACAVCDGAVPIFRNKPLAVIGGGDSAAEEATYLTKYGSHVYVLVRREELRASKIMAKRLVAHPKVTVLWNTVATECKGDGDLLQSLAIKNVKTGEESELEVNGLFYAIGHEPATQLVKSQLELDADGYIKTVPGTAQTSIKGVFAAGDVQDKKYRQAITSAGSGCMAALEAERLISEEEADDDSIAAEDVHVPAEHYMGADKA; via the exons ATGTCACCGATCCCCAACGGAGATAGCGTAAAGGTCATCGAGCCTAAGAGCAagggcgagaagagcaagaaacAACATTCTCAAGTTGTCATTATCGGTTCGGGTCCTGCCGGTCACACCGCCGCCATCTATCTTGCGAGAGCCAACCTCGAACCCGTCCTTTACGAG GGTATGCTTGCCAATGG CTTCGCACCAGGCGGTCAGCTCACTACCACCACTGAGGTCGAGAACTTCCCCGGTTTCCCGGATGGTGTCACCGGTActgagatgatggacaAGTTCCGAGCTCAGTC AGAGCGGTTCGGTACCAAGATCATCACTGAGACGATCGCCCGTGTCGACCTGACTCAGAGACCGTTCAAGTACTGGAcagagggggaggaggaggaggcggacTTCATGACTGCTGATAC catcatcatcgctaCCGGTGCTTCCGCCAAGCgactcttcctcccagGCGAAGAGACCTACTGGCAGTCTGGTATCTCGGCTTGTGCCGTTTGTGATGGTGCCGTCCCCATCTTCAGGAACAAGCCTCTCGCCGTcatcggtggtggagaCAGTGCTGCTGAGGAGGCTACCT ACCTCACCAAGTACGGTTCTCACGTTTACGTCCTCGTTCGAAGGGAGGAGCTCCGTGCTTCCAAGATCATGGCCAAGCGACTCGTCGCTCATCCCAAGGTCACTGTCCTCTGGAAC ACCGTCGCGACCGAATGCAAGGGTGATGGtgatctcctccaatcTCTCGCCATCAAGAACGTCAAGACAGGCGAAGAGTCCGAGCTCGAGGTCAACGGTCTATTCTATGCGATCGGCCACGAGCCCGCCACCCAACTCGTCAAATCccagctcgagctcgacgcAGACGGCTACATCAAGACCGTACCCGGAACCGCTCAGACTTCCATCAAGGGTGTCTTCGCCGCTGGTGATGTCCAGGACAAGAAGTACAGACAGGCTATCACTTCGGCCGGTTCGGGTTGCATGGCCGCGCTGGAGGCGGAGAGGTTGATctccgaggaagaggcagatGACGATAGTATCGCAGCGGAGGATGTTCACGTCCCAGCTGAACATTACATGGGTGCCGACAAGGCCTAA